One Zingiber officinale cultivar Zhangliang chromosome 10B, Zo_v1.1, whole genome shotgun sequence genomic window, acataagGAGAAAGCTAACTTTAAAAACTTTCAAGCATAAAAAAAACCAACCCAATcccttaacatagcatacatatcataaggatgtagtaaacatggttagtttaggtcttaagcttccctAGATCCTTtatctatacttggccgaaagttcatatttaaaaatctaggttttaagtcaaacattcaacatgaaaacatttactagcttcttatactagggtacttatcataagatcATAATGGACatgctttatttagatcttgatctacCCAAACAACTCCTTTTATTTTATACTTGGTCGAAAGTTCCAATTTGTTACCTTAGATTTTAAGCATTCTACTCCTTTAtaaaaacaaaagcaacttgtATCACAGGtaaggggatacttacatcctttcgcttgtggtttttcttaaggaagaatactctaggtgaagaggaagaagagagcttcttcttctagtactctcttttgatttctcttgtttgggaaggggtagaccttgaaggctccttcttgtaaattagttttcttggagaggaaccttggcttagcttttggaaatgaggagggggagagcttttggtttcggtgaagaatggagaaggagaaggaaggaggaagaagaaggaaaaagattaatcacttgtctttccttcttttcatcctttttatttcctttgtaatgaacataccttcattcatcccccttagcCCTCCTATTTACTTCTCTCTTTTAATTCCCACGCAAATAGAGAGAAGAagggaagcaagcaacttgtcttttgcttacttcttctcttaaccaagaggaagataaagtaagctacttggttttctcttgttcctttatttAACCATCCTCTCACCTTTAACTtatatttctattcttttctatttacatatcattcatgtttctagtggttatcatacaccaatttaattctatcatttgtgggaggttcaagggtcaatccttgacctcacctctttttgctttggtttctatttttccttttttctctttctttcttttatttttaaaaaaaatactcctAGGCATAGCTTGGcattttcgtgggtgttacaagtaAAACACAAGGTCAATCAACGTGTCGCTAATATGAATATTGAGGATAAGGAAAGTCTATGTGTGAGATTGTTCGGTTAATCAAATAAGGTCATTAGTTTAAAGTTTGTCTGCTAGTCATCTTAATAGCATTTGAGAGGTCTTCACATTAGATATCTTTATTTATGTATAAGACTTGTCGCTTGAtaattgaagttttcaaaaaaaaattttggggGAAATGGTGGAGGGTTATTAGTGATTTccataaaatgaaaaagaatggaagaaataaagaacttgaacaGTTGTGTCTTTTCAATGTCCCTTCGTCAATAAACTTCTTTTGATATTTGAATGAAAAGTTATGATATTTGAATGAAAAGTTATGATTCAAAAAGCATGTCCTTTTATTCACAATATTTCATACACTATAAAATATCATTCTCTATAAATAATTCATAATCTTTCACAGcaaaactttttttttctcaaaattacttATTTTTCAAAGTGTTATCCTACAAATTGAATATACAAATATTCAATCGTCGAGTTTGAATAAATCTAAGTATTCGGGATTATTTTCCAACGTACACTTTGGAAACAACATTATTAAAATATTCATGGTATCCTGAAGGATCATTTACTTAGTCAGAATGTATCATCGGAGCAAATTGTTTCTTAAGAAAAACAAGTGCACATGTTTTGAATTCATTCTCTAATTCATTGAAAAATTTACGGAGTCCCTCGACTGTGAGAGTTTATGAGCAGAATTAAAGAAACAATTCCTGTAACAAGCGACAGCAGCACTAATAGTTTCTTGACAAAATCAGAATCGATCAGAGTTCCCAAATTTCTTCCCAAATTTCGCACCAACTCCTGGATGGTGCCGTCGTTTGTCTTGAACGACTTCGCGAGCACCACGTCGTCGACGCCGGTGGCGAATACGCTCATAGGAACCGACACAGTGCCGGCGTTGGTGCTCCCGAAGGCGGAGACAGCGATGGCAGCGCTCCCGGAGTTGCAGTACTGGTAGTGGATTAGCCCCTTGGGGAACACGAACACGTCGCCGGGCTGCAGCGACCGGGTGTAGAGCTTGTTGCCGGTGTCGACGAAGCCCACCTCGAGGTAGCCATTCACCAGGAAGAGCAGCTCGGCGGAGCGCGGGTGGGTGTGGGGCGGGTTGACGGATCCGGCCGAGTACTTGAGCACGGCCATGGACACACTCTGCCCGAGCAGGGCAGGGAACTCTGCCACGGCGGCCTTTGAGACGCTGAAGCCGGCGCCGGGCTGGGAGTTGACGACGGAACGCAGGCCGGTGTAGGTGAAGAAGCTGCCGTCGACGGCAGTGAGGTTTGGGGGCAGGATGAAGTCGGAGGTGATGTCGGGGCCGCTGGCGGTGGCTACGTGGGAGATGGCGAAGGCGAGCAGCATCAAGAACAATACTTTGTTAAGTGCCATTGCTTTTGTGGTTATCTTGTGAACATAAAGACAAAGTGATTAAATTGAGTAAAGGAATTTTTCGATGATGAGAGTGTTGCACACTGCACTTGCGGTGGAGATCAATTTAAAGATGTTGAACCTAGATTTCTCATGATCTGGATGAAGGAAACGAGGTGgaagttatgttcttttgtttgaCTTAATCAACGACGGTTTTTTTAGTTTTAACATAGAAATAGTGCTTTGGAGAAAACAAAGTTGTATCTAgctataatatataaataaactagagtttgggtatatatatatagcctGCATAGGTCTCTCACGCGGAGAAGCACCATTGATCATTGGAGGTGTCTCCATCTGTGAGACACGTCCACGCTGGCCGCCCACCCACTTGGGGTGAAGTCTACCCGTGCTAATAATGAGGATAAAATATAACATAAAGAATTAAATACCATGACGAATATAAGGAAATAGATATAAGATAGAATAATAAATATGAGAATATAAAGGGTATTCAAAGGAAGTAAATCatttttgataaatataattagTCTTATTAATTAGTTTTTGAGTGATCGTCTTGTTCCATGGAATTCTTCAATCAGTCATTAGAATAACTCAACAAGTACGCATGAAGGTAAATTACCATTTGTAACATGCGAGTATCGATCAAATTCggaagaataatttttcaagaaataaaatcaGGTCacctatatttatttattattttttttactgtgGGACTGCACacttttataaaatataattctTCGAGAAATGTTTTTTTAGTTAACGAAGGTATTCCAAGTCGCACATTAATGATATCTTTCCAATTTTATTTTCTAGAAAAGCCGTCTTGAATCGATTATGGAAGACTAGTTTGCGAGACCAGCCTTGAGCTTCTGGATGGTGGCGACGTCGGTATTGAACGACTTCGCGAGCACCACGTCGTCGACGCCGGTGGCGAATACGCTCTTAGGAACCGACACAGTGCCGGCGTTGGCACTCCCGAAGGCGGAAACGGCGACGGCCGCGCTCCCGGAGTTGCAGTACTGGTAGTGGATTAGCCCCTTGGGGAACACGAACACGTCGCCGGGCTGCAGCGACTGGGTGTAGAGCTTGTTGCCGGTGTCGACGAAGCCCACCTCGAGGTAGCCCTGCACCAGGAAGAGCAGCTCGGCGGAGCGCGGGTGGGTGTGGGGCGGGTTGACGGATCCGGCCGAGTACTTGAGCACGGCCAAGGACACGCTCTGCCCGAGCAGCGCAGGGAGCTCTGCCGACGCGGCCTTGGAGACGCTGAAGCCGGCGCCTGGCTGGGAGTTGACGGCGGAGCGCAGGCCGGTGTAGGTGAAGAAGCTGCCGTCGACAGCAGTGACGTTTGGGGGCAGGATGAAGTCGGAGGTGATGTCGGGGTCGCCGGCGGTGGCTACGTGGGAGGTGGCGAAGGCGAGAAGCATCAAGAACAGTACTTTGTTAAGCGCCATTGCTTCTGTGGTTATCTTGTGATCACAAGGACAAAGTGATTGGATGATGAGTGTTGCATTTGCTGTGGAGTTCAATTTAAAGATGTTGAAGCTCGAAATTTCATGATCTGGATGAAGGAAACGAGGATGAagttttgtgttcttttgtttgacTACATCCACGATAGTGTTTGATAGATTAGATCTAGAAAtagtataatgcagattttatttTGTACGTGGGCTTGGCTTCAAGAGCTTCATTAACTCAAAACAAAGCAGTAGAACTAAGTCATTTGGAGAAAACGAAGTTGTCTGGTGCAGGCATCGTAAAGGTATATCTCCCTTGTAAAAAGGGCCGCCAGTTATTTAATTCCAATGGTGTACCTGTTCTCAGACATTTAGTTGATTTGTTTTAGCAaaattgggacaatgaaaaattgataaaatataattcataaaagaatttagaatccatcttttctttaattttacaaaataaacCAGATAATTTTGTTAGAATCAAGTTTACCTAGACCACATGAATTCTAAAATAATAAGAATCTAATTACGTCGAATATATAACAAAAACATAAATGCAAAAAATAAGAAGATATACCtgattgcaacaaaaaaaaaatcattatctttTTATGTCATCTATAAATTCGGGATCCTGCggaagaagagggagagcaagTGGTGTATGCCTTCCAGAGAAATTAGGTTGATGACACCGAAGTCTTTTCACCGACGAGGAGTATAACTTTATCAGTATAGAAAACTTTCGGAAAACAATCTAGTCTATTGACTCTATTAGTATAGGATTAAAAATGTCATAGTTATTAGAATGTGACTATAACAAGTCATAAGTAATCATAATACCAATATCATAATGACATAAATCAAGATGTTAATGTGTAATATGAAAAgtacatgtaatgtgattgataTATGTCAATTTTCAATTGGTCCAATTAATTATCCAAATGGTCTTGAccatatttgtaaatattttatgCTAAATTGTAATAGAAAATCATGATCTAaactttatgattccaaaagaAAATTATAGTATATTTACAAGTACTATATGTTAAGCAACATTAGTCAATCATGATAACTTTATTTCAGATTGTAAGTAAAATGCACATGAATGCTTTGAACTTAAGTACATatctcaaaataaaataaaacatgtGTGTTTATTAACAAATGTAAAGCACTATAATAAATACATAATCCTACTAGATGGATACTTCTTCCATAAGAAAGATTTTTATATTCACAACATACGCTTGAAACATCTTAGGTATCAAATCCTTGATGAGTGAATCTACTAACATAGAATCTGCGTTAATATACTCTATCATCACTTGATGACTATGAATATTTTCCTTAATCATCATAGATTTGTTGTCGATGTGCTTCAACTTCAATGAACTATGGTTGTTCATAACATAAAGTTCTGCGACTTTATTATCACAATTGATCATCAATGGCCCGTTGATGCCATCAATGATCTCTAACATTGTGATGAAGTTCCAAAGCCAAATCTCATGATTAGATGTTTTATAGCAAGCTATCAACTCTGCCTCCATAGTGGAAGTGACTATAAAATTTGTTTGACGCTTTTCCATGATATAGCTCCTCTAGTAAGTATGAAGATGTAACCTGAAGTGGACCTCCTACTATCCAAGCATCCAGTAAAGTCAGAGTCTACATATCCAATCACCTCTAGGTATTTAGACCTCTGACACGTAAGTATGTATCCTTTATTTTCTATAAATACCGCATCACTTTTTTCACCACTTTCTAGTGAGCCAGTCCGATTACTTAAGTATCTGTCTAACATTCCCACTATATATGCAATGTCTGGATGCGTACAAACCTGTGCATATATAAGATTTCCCACAGCTAATGTATAAGGGAATTATTGCATCtcctttattttaagtttaagttgtggATACTGCTACAAACTGAATTTGTTATCTTTAGACATTGGTGTATCTTGAGGTACACAATTTTGTATGTTACACTATATGAGCACCTTTTTAATGTGGACCTTTTATAAAAGTCCAATAATACCTCATGAATTATCATGACATAGTTATATGCcaaagaaaaatttaaatgatGCTTCATCaagatcttttatttcaaaattaactaataTAAATTGTTGGTGTTACTGTTGTGTGAAGCAACGTAAATGATTTATTGCTATGTTATTGCTGTGTGCGATAACTTAGACCATTTACTACACTACCGTTACTGCGTCCAAGCTATAAGAGGAAGACAAGACCGGAGTAGAAGGTGTGTGAATCAGTTGTGAAGAACATTCAGACAAAAGAGGGTTTTGGTTTGTGAATTTTGCGAAGAGCCTTTCGTGATCACTCTTTTGACGTCAAGCGGTGACTAAGATTGTcttgggagatcactgtgagttttatttttgtatttcatGCTATTAGAtgcaacaatggtatcagagtagtGCCTTAgttctaaaaatgcatgaaactTGTCTCTTTGTTGAAAAAAATGTCTCTGCTGCTGTAGTCACTGTAAGATCGTGACTGGGTCAGGATCTGTTGCGGTTGTCAAGCCCCAAGAGGATGTTGACTATTGGCTTCCAAGGCCGGAGAGTATCGACGACCACATCTGGAGGCCAACGATCAACAGTTGTGGCAAGTATGTTAGTCCTCGGGGTGTTATTGCCTGGGGTTAGCGTCCCGGTTATACGCTTTCAGCtttgtacctgcatttacctccctccatatccgtgggaccggctctagggggccactgatgtgacggttccacatttttttttatgttaatcGCAGCAGAAGAAGTGAGTGTCGTAGTCGCgacgaagaaaagaaaaagaagtttaATCAATCAAACTAATCGATTACATAGATCTTAATCGATTCGATTTTTTTTATAATCGATTAAACTAATCAATTAATACATATTTTAATCGATTTGGATAACTGATTAAATTGAAGAAGAAAATAGTATATGTTTCTGTTCTCCATCAAATGTTTTCTGCTGTAGTGTTgaagttttagatttattaaatcttTTCTGCATTAATTAAATCAAACATAACCCATGAAATGTTtgattatatttaattaaaagcatttattaattaattatatgcatGTAGAAATTTATTactgtaatattttttaataaatatatatttaattaatttattattcaattaattaaaaattaaattatatcaaCTTAGTCAAATTAAATCCAAGTTTAGTTAAATCATTGGCTAGTTTAACtagaccagtttgattcaataataTCAAGGTCAGGTTCAGACCATTGATTGATTTATCCAGATCAATTTTTTTGAATTAATTGGGCTGCTTTGATTACATATGTTGGGCTAACCAAATCATATCAGAGTTGTAATAGGTCAGATTTGATCATATGAGTCAAATTACCTAATGGGCCAAGATTTGATAAAATGGGTTAGATATAAATCAGAACAAACATAAATAAGACATCTCTTTCCAATTAAATTAGTTCTAATTGGAAAATAGATCGAATACAGGAGCTGGTCAACAAATCCAATGTGATAGTAAACGGAAACTCCCCAAATAAAGATGATTTGTTTTTCTTATTTACTCATGTATTTTGTATACATTTGTTCAATGCATATATGAGAATTGAATTTGATCGATTTTATTGTTGGTTTGTCgattttgtactgacatcattatttttaattctagatACCACAAACAATATATATGATGACTAGTTACTATGAACGATAACATGAGCtttgagagaaaatcaagtagctagAATATGAACCGTATCACGGAATCAGATGGATTTTTGGTCGACTCGATCGGATATTCTGGAAACTCGAGCAAGAAGAGTATCCTGTCCTAGGTAAAGACAGAAGATGGGCTCTGTTCAACCACTGTCGGAACATCTCAGTGATATAACACACCAACTATGGAATTATTCTGAAGGATGCATCTCATATTTAGAGATGtataaggagttacttggttgcTCTCTAAATAGATGTcacaaataaactcccaaattaacattatgatcgaaaacccacaactacacaaagaaatgttttagtataaggCCTGAGTCGAATTTCCGAGGATTATGCTAGCACTATGCTTGTCTTGGATTCAGAATTCTATTTTTGGGTTTTCTAATTATGAAACGGGGATTAATAGCAAAATGAAATATTAACTAGAAACAAATTTTGCAGTCACCATATTATTTGCTGTAGGAATCAAATCGGACTTAACAAGAGGTCAACTCTACCATTCAAACTACCATGATTAAATTCACCAGATTGCAAATATGAAAACTTACAGACTCTAAATCAATTGAAAACAATTAAAGGTCTAATCTAAACAAACAGGAATTAAAAACACACTCAATCTACTTATCCAACTAACTTCCCTTCTGAAAACCAAAACGCAGCATTGTTATCTGCACATTGCGAAATAGAAAACTATCAAGAGTTTACTCAACACCTAACTGATCTCTCTAGAAATTTAATTCTCTATTAAGCTAACTAACTTAACAACTAACAAAGAGCTAAAACAAAAATTGCTAAACACAGATATAAGAACGAAATTGCAGCAGTGACTTTCTGCACAGTAGAACAAAACAAAACAGAACTAAAAGAACAAATTCTTGCAGAAAATGAAACTACAAATAAATCTAAGCTGTGAACTACCAGATTTAGAGACAAAATTTTCAGGAACAAGAAAAACTAAGCTAAGAAACGAGCTGGAAGAAATCTAAACATCCCTACACCAAATCTTAAACCAAACTTGTCTTCTCCTTACCGTCACACAAGGAATTTacagagaacactccaacagaAATCGATCTGGTGTTCTCAAGCTTCAAGACGACTCAGATTTCCTTGCATTAGCTCACAAAATTTCAGGAAGGTCAGTTTTTGAAATTGTTCTCTGCTGCGTTTTCTGGAAATGGCGTCGCGAGCTGATGAAGAAAGCTGGGAACGTTGAAATACTGTCGGAAATGGTTCAGAATCactggaggaccaccgccaatgATTCCGTGAAGGAATGGAAACTCAGACCAGAAGAACGCCGCTGGTCTGAGCTGAAAATCGCAGCTCGCCGCTACAGTTCGCCGCACGCCAAATCAACTCGTTGATGAGAACCGATGGTCGGAATCTGATCGTCGGAGGTTGAGGAACTCCACGTTGGTGAGGACAAGCTTGTTTGAAGCTCTGGAAGAAGGGAGGGAGCTGCGTCGCGCCGTCGAAAGAGAAacggcacgatgaacagtagcgagctcactgttcaccgtgccaaaaATTCCCTTTTATACCGAGGGTTTGGTCCAGCTGGGGTTTGACTCGAATCCAAGCTCAATTTGGGGTCAGTTAGGGTTTTGGGCTTCATTTGGTTAAGTGAACCATGCCTCCACTTGAATCATGAACCCATTAGTAtcctacaagaccaaattcacatAATGAGAAATAAATCATGCATAAGATGGAAAAACATCATAAAGCTCATAAAAATCTTGTTTGGGGAAATATGatcaaaattggaattaaacatatgcaaatatataaagaacacCAAATATTAACCCAAAAGTAATGTATCAATTCATAACCTATCATTACTTCAATTAGAATGAGATCCTGAAGAATCTGAAGATGAATAGGATCTAGATCCCGAAGAAATGGATCTCACAAAACCTAAGGAGGATCTAGAAATGAACttcgaagaatttgaagaggatctaGAAATGGACCTCGAAGAATTTGAGGAGGATCTAGAAATCGACCCCAAAGAAtttgaggaggatccaaaaaTAGACCTCAAAGAATCTGAGAGGAAAATCATGAAGAATCAGAAGAAAATTCGAAAGAGTGTGTAGAAGATCTAGAAATAGATCTAAATATGGATCTGAAAGATGATTCAGAGGCTGATGTTGCCATGGTCAAGTTCGACATGAACGGGATAGTATTATCCACTACACTAGTATATTTCCTAGTAGAAGTGGTGTTAGCTTATCTATATTATTAGTATTTTGTATGAACTCATTttgtttttttgaaaataatgtaGTGGAAACCGTTGTTTTGTTCAAATAGTGCTATAttctatgaaaaagaaaaatagttaAGTTATGTGCTAACTAACTTgcttatgattagttcatatttaATGATTAGCTCATGTGAAAATGATTAGCTCATTTTATTTATGATTAATTCATAttttatgattagttcatatgaaaataattagttcatttaatgattaattcattagatgggatatgtataatataattgatcaatattgattggATTGGTGCagacaaatgatgagtggaaatatAGTTATCATtggattttgtaaactaattctaatttacactgatcattaattaattatatgcatatgaattacactgaataaataaataatgtatttatttatcataGATTATggtaactaagaacatcatagctgaactcaataaaagaaagaaattatatggggataactataaaatctggcatatcaagatacaatacgttcttgaggaacaagaagttctagaggttgtaaattAGTTCATGGAAGAATCGACTGATGGTTCTACAGCATAgtacagacgtgaccttgatgcctataaggcatgataAAGGAAGGATTCCACTACTAAAAGAATATTGATACTGTATAGGCAgctcttagagagaagtacagtagAGTAAGTCTCAATAAGCTCCGTCGGctaataattaagtttgatagctataaaaaGCGCTCAAATGTTACCATGAACCAACATATGAGAAAAATGGATAATATGATATGAGAGCTTAAGACTGTTAGACcccatggttattttgatgtgatctacCAAGTCAGGTTAGCTTCTATTTGTTatatgatccctgtgtctaagtgtgcaggagcttaggagcgcaggaagtcgagcggaagacgcagctaactaGAAGGACAGCactgggtacctcttgacttgtTTCTTTAGTACTTTAACCTTAGTGTATAAGCTATATTCAGATAGTTTTTGTGTTTACCTTGACTTTACTCATATTTTATCTGAGTATGATACTTACCCTACTTAATCTTTGAATTAATTGATTCCATATCTATACAATTTCTCGTTgacatctatgatatttagtagatactagataccttgtttgtttgtattgattGCTTATATACATGTACTCTGTTGGATATATCAGAGTCACTGTGGCATAGTTGTTTACTATATCTGTGGTGATGATTATTCGCATCTTGCTCATCATAGCATTGTATGCATCCCGACGACTATGTCTCCTTTGTGGTTAAGAGAGCCGTTAGCCCTTGCTTGTCACTCAGCCGCTCGGGGTAGTGTGCTTGGAGTGAGTGTAGCTTGTCCTATCATACCCAACTCGCTTCACTCAGggatagtggtagctagagttgcgAGCAATAAGGGCCCcgttgctatgtagctagatggCTACTATGCAAACTGTCCACTCGCACCACTCAAGAGTAGTGGCTATTAGTAGTGTGTATAGTTATCATTATCCttgcctctcgaccatacaaggggaGTGGTAACTGAGGGGTGGGCAGAAGTAACCATGTCATACATATGCATATGATATGTGATTGCATATGCTTGTGATTGATTATATCCATATATCTGTGATATCTATGATATGTTTATATATGGTTGAGATATGTCTGTTACATGTACTTGACATTAGCCTTCTTATTAGTAGCTGGATAGACCATATATGATGCTTTAGTAGATACGAGCTGTTCTGTTGTAGATTCACTCTTGCACTTGCAGTTATTAGGTTCTCCACACACCGTTCAGGTATGAACACTTATTATGTCATTACTGTTATGCTTGTTGATTATTTCCTATGAGATTGTATACTTTTAAATCTCTAGATATATTATGTTTATGCACTATCTGTCTTATATCCCCTAAATCATTTAGACTCACCACCTTATGTGTACTTTTATTTTCACCAGGTAacatgtgttggaaccccaaggtgttttgatgtgatcaaacaagttaagttaggtcatgcgtttgtttaacccttgtgtctaagtgt contains:
- the LOC122030298 gene encoding germin-like protein 9-3; this encodes MALNKVLFLMLLAFATSHVATAGDPDITSDFILPPNVTAVDGSFFTYTGLRSAVNSQPGAGFSVSKAASAELPALLGQSVSLAVLKYSAGSVNPPHTHPRSAELLFLVQGYLEVGFVDTGNKLYTQSLQPGDVFVFPKGLIHYQYCNSGSAAVAVSAFGSANAGTVSVPKSVFATGVDDVVLAKSFNTDVATIQKLKAGLAN
- the LOC122030337 gene encoding germin-like protein 9-3; translation: MALNKVLFLMLLAFAISHVATASGPDITSDFILPPNLTAVDGSFFTYTGLRSVVNSQPGAGFSVSKAAVAEFPALLGQSVSMAVLKYSAGSVNPPHTHPRSAELLFLVNGYLEVGFVDTGNKLYTRSLQPGDVFVFPKGLIHYQYCNSGSAAIAVSAFGSTNAGTVSVPMSVFATGVDDVVLAKSFKTNDGTIQELVRNLGRNLGTLIDSDFVKKLLVLLSLVTGIVSLILLINSHSRGTP